One Mycolicibacter sp. MU0083 DNA window includes the following coding sequences:
- a CDS encoding SufE family protein, translating into MSLPEGLAQVVADFAEVEGQDKLRLLLEFADELPELPDELTESAMEPVPECQSPLFLHVDAADPQQVRLYFSAPPEAPTTRGFASIWAVGLDGQPAEVILAVPEDFASRLGLAELISPLRLRGMSAMLTRIKRHLRAA; encoded by the coding sequence ATGAGCCTGCCGGAGGGGCTGGCGCAGGTGGTCGCCGACTTCGCCGAGGTCGAGGGCCAGGACAAGCTCAGGCTGTTGCTGGAGTTCGCCGACGAACTGCCCGAACTGCCCGACGAGCTGACCGAGTCGGCCATGGAACCGGTGCCGGAGTGCCAGTCGCCGCTGTTCCTGCACGTCGATGCCGCCGACCCGCAGCAAGTGCGGTTGTATTTCAGCGCCCCGCCGGAGGCACCCACGACGCGCGGTTTCGCCTCGATCTGGGCCGTCGGCCTGGACGGCCAACCCGCCGAGGTCATCTTGGCGGTGCCGGAGGATTTCGCGTCGCGACTGGGCCTGGCCGAGCTGATCAGCCCACTGCGGCTACGCGGGATGTCGGCCATGTTGACCCGGATCAAGCGGCATTTACGCGCCGCGTAA
- a CDS encoding catalase, with protein MATDDRDAKQRQLDEHRFDRQSGYLTTQQGIRVDHTDDALTVGERGPTLLEDFHAREKLTHFDHERIPERVVHARGAGAYGYFEPYDDWLAEYTAARFLTTPGTKTPVFVRFSTVAGSRGSADTVRDVRGFATKFYTDQGNYDLVGNNFPVFFIQDGIKFPDFVHAVKPEPDNEIPQAQSAHDTLWDFVALQPETLHAIMWLMSDRALPRSYRMMSGFGVHTFRFVNAAGDGTFVKFHWKPKLGVHSLIWDECQKVAGKDPDFNRRDLWDAIESGHFPEWELGVQLVPESDETEFDFDLLDATKLIPEERVPIRPVGSMVLNRNPENFFAETEQVAFCTANVVPGIDFTNDPLLQLRNFSYLDTQLIRLGGPNFAQLPINRPVAPVRTNQHDGYGQQAIPVGKTSYHKNSLGGGCPAVADSEVFRHYTQQVDGGKIRKRAAGFENHYSQARMFYQSMTEVEAKHIVAAYAFELGKCETVEIRQRVVEQLNLIDHGLARDVAEQLGLIAPDEQPLDETGVSPALSQLNQIDTSPGIETRKIAVLAADGVDVVGVERFVAAMRDRGAVAEVLAPIAGGELVGGSGGTLGVDRAVTTVASVLYDAVIVPCGPDAVHTLTGDGYAMHFVTEAYKHLKVIGAFGAGLGLLPEAGIPDRLADDGTVTVSTGVVTTSAAAEDLNEDFFDAFAAELAGHRVWARNADTVPA; from the coding sequence GTGGCTACCGACGACCGTGATGCCAAGCAGCGACAACTCGACGAGCACCGGTTCGACCGGCAGTCGGGCTATCTGACGACCCAGCAGGGGATCCGTGTCGACCACACCGACGATGCGCTGACGGTAGGTGAGCGTGGCCCGACACTGTTGGAGGACTTCCACGCCCGCGAGAAGCTCACGCACTTCGACCATGAGCGAATCCCCGAGCGGGTTGTGCATGCGCGCGGTGCGGGTGCCTACGGGTATTTCGAGCCGTACGACGACTGGCTTGCGGAGTACACCGCCGCACGCTTTCTGACTACGCCGGGCACCAAGACTCCGGTCTTCGTGAGGTTCTCCACGGTTGCGGGCTCACGCGGGTCTGCGGACACGGTGCGCGACGTCCGCGGATTCGCTACGAAGTTCTACACCGACCAGGGCAACTACGACCTGGTCGGCAACAACTTCCCGGTGTTCTTCATTCAGGACGGGATCAAGTTCCCCGACTTCGTGCATGCGGTGAAACCCGAGCCGGACAACGAGATTCCGCAGGCGCAATCCGCCCACGACACACTGTGGGACTTTGTGGCGCTGCAACCGGAGACACTGCACGCCATCATGTGGCTGATGTCGGACCGCGCATTGCCCCGCAGCTATCGGATGATGTCCGGATTCGGAGTGCACACCTTCCGTTTCGTCAACGCCGCCGGCGACGGCACCTTCGTGAAGTTCCACTGGAAGCCGAAGCTCGGCGTGCATTCGCTGATCTGGGACGAATGCCAGAAGGTGGCAGGCAAAGACCCCGACTTCAATCGCCGCGATCTGTGGGACGCCATCGAGTCCGGTCACTTCCCGGAATGGGAACTCGGGGTCCAGCTGGTGCCCGAGTCCGACGAGACGGAATTCGATTTCGATCTCCTCGATGCGACGAAACTCATTCCCGAAGAACGGGTTCCGATTCGCCCGGTGGGTTCGATGGTGCTGAACCGAAACCCGGAGAACTTCTTCGCCGAAACCGAACAGGTGGCGTTCTGTACCGCCAATGTGGTGCCGGGAATCGACTTCACCAATGATCCGCTGCTGCAGCTCCGCAACTTCTCCTACCTGGACACCCAGCTGATCCGACTCGGTGGCCCGAACTTCGCCCAGCTGCCGATCAATCGGCCGGTGGCTCCGGTGCGCACCAATCAGCACGACGGCTATGGACAGCAGGCGATTCCGGTCGGCAAGACCAGCTACCACAAGAATTCCCTGGGCGGCGGATGCCCGGCCGTGGCGGATTCGGAGGTGTTCCGGCACTACACCCAACAGGTGGACGGCGGGAAGATCCGCAAGCGTGCGGCCGGCTTCGAGAACCATTACAGCCAGGCGCGGATGTTCTACCAGAGCATGACCGAAGTCGAAGCCAAGCATATCGTCGCTGCCTATGCTTTTGAACTGGGGAAATGTGAAACCGTCGAGATCCGGCAGCGGGTGGTCGAGCAACTCAACCTGATCGATCACGGCCTGGCACGCGATGTTGCCGAGCAACTGGGGCTCATCGCGCCCGACGAGCAGCCCCTCGATGAGACGGGGGTGTCCCCGGCGCTCTCGCAGCTGAACCAGATCGACACGAGTCCGGGGATCGAGACCCGCAAGATCGCGGTGTTGGCCGCCGACGGCGTCGACGTGGTGGGTGTCGAGCGGTTCGTTGCTGCGATGCGCGACCGCGGTGCCGTCGCCGAAGTGCTGGCGCCGATCGCCGGCGGTGAACTCGTCGGCGGCTCCGGCGGGACGCTCGGCGTCGATCGGGCCGTGACGACCGTGGCATCGGTGCTCTACGACGCGGTGATCGTGCCGTGCGGTCCGGACGCCGTCCACACGCTGACCGGCGACGGCTATGCGATGCACTTCGTCACCGAGGCCTACAAACACCTCAAGGTGATCGGGGCCTTCGGGGCGGGGCTGGGACTGCTGCCCGAGGCCGGGATCCCCGACCGACTCGCCGACGACGGTACGGTCACCGTCTCAACCGGGGTGGTGACGACGTCGGCGGCTGCCGAAGACTTGAACGAGGACTTCTTCGACGCCTTCGCCGCCGAACTGGCCGGGCACCGCGTCTGGGCACGCAATGCCGACACGGTGCCCGCCTGA
- a CDS encoding Maf family protein, giving the protein MTRLVLGSASSGRLAVLRGAGLDPLVVVSGVDEDALMAGLPATAGPDEVTGALAAAKAQQVATVLPSPVAADCIVIGCDSMLYIGGELQGKPASVDEARARWRAMAGDSGRLHTGHSLIRLRDNQITHQVTENVVTTVRFGDPTEDDLEAYLASGEPLRVAGGFTLDGLGGWFVDGVDGDPSSVIGISLPLLRRLLRSAGLSVAALWAANPVH; this is encoded by the coding sequence GTGACGAGACTGGTTCTCGGCTCGGCGTCCTCGGGCCGGTTGGCCGTGCTGCGCGGCGCCGGACTCGACCCGTTGGTGGTGGTCTCCGGCGTCGACGAGGACGCGCTGATGGCCGGCCTGCCCGCCACGGCGGGCCCCGACGAGGTGACCGGCGCGCTGGCCGCCGCCAAAGCGCAACAGGTGGCGACCGTGCTGCCATCGCCGGTGGCCGCCGATTGCATTGTGATCGGCTGCGATTCGATGCTCTATATCGGCGGGGAACTGCAGGGCAAGCCGGCCAGCGTCGACGAGGCCCGCGCCCGCTGGCGCGCGATGGCCGGTGATTCCGGTCGGCTACACACCGGCCACAGCCTGATCCGGTTGCGCGATAACCAGATCACTCACCAGGTCACCGAAAACGTGGTCACCACAGTACGTTTCGGCGATCCCACCGAGGACGACCTGGAGGCCTACCTGGCCAGCGGCGAGCCCCTGCGGGTGGCCGGCGGGTTCACCCTCGACGGTTTGGGCGGCTGGTTCGTCGACGGGGTGGACGGCGATCCGTCCAGTGTCATCGGGATCAGCCTGCCGCTGCTGCGCCGGCTGCTGCGTTCGGCCGGGCTGTCCGTCGCGGCCCTGTGGGCGGCCAACCCCGTGCACTGA
- a CDS encoding ChaB family protein, protein MPKTTKSGTVKRGELPSTLQRSGAKAQRTFAKAHDAAVQEYGSEQRAHRVAYAALKHSFEKVGDHWEPKKKRGPSDQRAEAGGIDNNRPSAEGVDANASKKHLLDVARRLDIHGRSTMRKAELINAIKKHNRRVRGR, encoded by the coding sequence ATGCCCAAGACGACGAAGAGCGGCACCGTCAAGCGCGGGGAGTTGCCCAGCACCTTGCAGCGTTCCGGCGCGAAGGCCCAACGCACCTTCGCCAAGGCGCACGACGCCGCCGTGCAGGAGTACGGCAGTGAGCAGCGCGCGCACCGGGTGGCATACGCGGCGCTCAAGCACAGTTTTGAGAAGGTCGGAGACCACTGGGAACCGAAGAAGAAGCGCGGCCCCTCCGACCAGCGGGCCGAGGCCGGGGGAATCGACAACAACCGGCCGTCCGCCGAGGGCGTCGATGCCAACGCCAGCAAGAAGCATCTGCTGGACGTGGCCCGTCGTCTCGACATTCATGGGCGCTCGACGATGCGGAAAGCCGAACTGATCAACGCCATCAAGAAGCACAACCGCCGCGTCCGTGGCCGTTGA
- a CDS encoding HAD family hydrolase: protein MSSQAAVLFDVDGTLVDSNYVHVHSWRCAFAELDIPVDSWRIHRAIGMDGSELVRLLSDDAPDDVRRRLKELHSRYYLRSAALLSPLPGARRLLERVSALGLPVVLATSAPDAELAVLRDVLDCDDLVTAVTSSADVEVAKPNPDIIGIALDRVGASARRAVFVGDAVWDARAAVRAGVDCVCVLSGGVPREELETAGATAVFDDAEDLLANLAATPIAALADEQRLG from the coding sequence GTGAGCTCCCAAGCAGCGGTGTTGTTCGACGTCGACGGCACGCTGGTCGACTCCAACTACGTACACGTGCACTCCTGGCGTTGTGCCTTCGCCGAACTGGATATCCCGGTCGACTCGTGGCGCATCCATCGAGCCATCGGGATGGACGGGTCCGAGTTGGTGCGCCTGCTCTCCGACGACGCACCCGACGACGTCCGTCGGCGCCTCAAGGAGTTGCATTCGCGCTACTACCTGCGCTCCGCTGCGCTGCTGTCGCCGCTGCCGGGAGCCCGCCGGTTGTTGGAGCGGGTGAGTGCCCTGGGACTCCCGGTGGTGTTGGCGACGTCCGCGCCCGACGCGGAGTTGGCGGTGCTGCGCGACGTGCTCGACTGCGACGATCTGGTCACCGCGGTCACATCGTCGGCCGACGTCGAGGTCGCCAAGCCGAATCCGGACATCATCGGTATTGCGCTGGACCGCGTCGGGGCGTCGGCCCGTCGTGCGGTCTTCGTCGGCGACGCGGTCTGGGACGCCCGGGCAGCGGTGCGCGCCGGCGTCGACTGTGTCTGCGTGCTCAGCGGCGGGGTACCTCGGGAAGAATTGGAAACAGCCGGGGCGACCGCTGTTTTCGACGATGCCGAAGATCTATTGGCCAACCTGGCTGCGACGCCGATCGCGGCATTGGCCGACGAGCAACGGCTTGGGTGA
- a CDS encoding acyl-CoA carboxylase subunit epsilon, whose product MSDENEATTAETTPTIAEPHIKVLRGNPTDAEIAALVAVLGTAGGGAAETGSGDRNMWGHPVDKLRIPLFSWQRITLLERTHMRR is encoded by the coding sequence GTGAGCGACGAGAACGAGGCAACCACGGCCGAGACGACTCCGACCATCGCCGAGCCGCACATCAAGGTGCTGCGCGGCAACCCCACCGACGCCGAGATCGCGGCGCTGGTCGCGGTGCTGGGCACCGCGGGCGGCGGCGCGGCCGAGACCGGCTCCGGGGACCGCAACATGTGGGGCCATCCGGTCGACAAACTGCGGATTCCGTTGTTCAGCTGGCAGCGGATCACCCTGCTGGAGCGCACCCACATGCGCCGGTGA
- a CDS encoding iron-containing redox enzyme family protein codes for MSVPVTTIEPRLPLACGALSERVIEVLQGPAGSSGALGPVPAEPYGRDLQLTLYLCYELHYRGFSGVDPDWEWDATLLELRAQLEHAFLDGVRADVGPIPPDATVYDEMDSAATEPAHGNGITWYLRDRGSWEQVQEYFVHRSLYHLKEGDPHAWVIPRLTGQAKASFVAIEFDEYGAGRGQRLHQRLFADLLAAAGLDPRYLAYLDAVPAEALAVVNLMSLFGLHRRWRAAAIGHFAATEITSPPGSARVVAALRRLAAPEPCVAFYAEHVEADAVHEQVVRRDVVADLVDCYPDLERDVMFGMRAFDAVESRLANLLTTTWSAGQSTLLTL; via the coding sequence GTGAGTGTGCCCGTTACCACGATCGAACCTCGGCTACCGCTTGCCTGCGGCGCCCTGTCGGAACGAGTCATCGAGGTACTGCAGGGTCCGGCGGGATCGAGCGGCGCGCTGGGGCCGGTTCCCGCCGAGCCCTACGGCCGCGACCTGCAGCTGACCCTGTACCTCTGTTACGAGTTGCACTACCGCGGATTCTCCGGTGTGGATCCGGACTGGGAATGGGACGCCACATTGTTGGAGTTGCGGGCGCAGCTGGAGCACGCCTTCCTCGACGGTGTCCGTGCTGACGTGGGACCGATACCGCCGGACGCCACGGTGTACGACGAAATGGATTCTGCAGCAACGGAGCCCGCACACGGAAACGGGATCACCTGGTATCTACGTGACCGCGGCAGCTGGGAACAGGTCCAGGAATACTTCGTGCACCGCTCGCTGTATCACCTCAAGGAAGGCGACCCGCATGCCTGGGTCATCCCGCGGCTGACCGGGCAGGCCAAAGCATCGTTCGTGGCGATCGAGTTCGACGAGTACGGCGCCGGGCGCGGGCAGCGGCTACACCAGCGGCTCTTCGCCGATCTGCTGGCTGCCGCTGGGCTGGATCCCCGCTATCTGGCCTATCTCGACGCGGTCCCCGCCGAGGCATTGGCCGTGGTCAACCTGATGTCCCTGTTCGGCTTGCATCGCCGCTGGCGGGCGGCGGCGATCGGCCATTTCGCCGCTACCGAGATCACCTCCCCGCCCGGGTCGGCCCGCGTGGTCGCCGCCCTGCGGCGACTGGCCGCCCCCGAGCCGTGCGTGGCGTTCTACGCCGAGCACGTCGAGGCCGATGCGGTGCACGAGCAGGTGGTGCGCCGAGACGTGGTGGCTGATCTGGTCGACTGTTATCCCGATTTGGAGCGCGACGTGATGTTCGGGATGCGCGCATTCGATGCTGTGGAGAGCCGTCTCGCGAATCTCCTGACAACCACCTGGTCAGCGGGCCAATCGACATTACTGACGCTGTGA
- a CDS encoding acetyl-CoA carboxylase biotin carboxylase subunit, giving the protein MANHASSKISKVLVANRGEIAVRVIRAARDAGLASVAVYAEPDADAPHVRLADEAFALGGQTSAESYLVFEKILDAAAQSGANAIHPGYGFLSENADFAQAVIDAGLIWIGPSPQSIRDLGDKVTARHIAARADAPLVPGTPDPVKDADEVVAFAKEHGVPVAIKAAFGGGGRGMKVARTIEEIPELFESATREAIAAFGRGECFVERYLDKPRHVEAQVIADQHGNVVVAGTRDCSLQRRFQKLVEEAPAPFLTDAQRTEIHESAKRICKEAGYYGAGTVEYLVGQDGLISFLEVNTRLQVEHPVTEETSGIDLVRQQFRIANGEALDITEDPTPRGHSFEFRINGEDAGRGFLPAPGPVTRFDPPTGPGVRMDSGVETGSVIGGQFDSMLAKLIVTGANRTEALERARRALDEFTVEGLATVIPFHRAVVSDPAFIGDENGFTVHTRWIETEFDNTIEPFTGGEPLDEEDAAPRQKVVVEVGGRRLEVSLPGDLAIGGAGGGGAAGAIRKKPKARKRGAHGGAAASGDAVTAPMQGTVVKVAVEEGQEVAAGDLVVVLEAMKMENPVTAHKDGVITGLSAEAGSAITQGTVLCEIK; this is encoded by the coding sequence GTGGCGAACCATGCCAGCTCGAAGATCTCCAAGGTGCTCGTCGCCAACCGCGGGGAGATCGCAGTCCGGGTGATCCGCGCCGCGCGCGACGCCGGATTGGCCAGCGTGGCCGTGTACGCCGAACCCGACGCCGACGCTCCGCACGTGCGGCTCGCCGACGAGGCATTCGCGCTGGGCGGCCAGACCTCGGCCGAGTCCTACCTGGTGTTCGAGAAGATCCTCGACGCCGCGGCCCAGTCCGGCGCCAACGCCATCCACCCCGGCTACGGCTTCCTCTCCGAGAACGCCGACTTCGCCCAGGCGGTGATCGACGCCGGACTGATCTGGATCGGGCCGAGCCCGCAGTCGATCCGCGACCTCGGCGACAAGGTCACCGCACGGCACATCGCCGCCCGCGCCGACGCTCCCCTGGTGCCCGGTACCCCGGACCCGGTCAAGGACGCCGACGAGGTGGTGGCGTTCGCCAAGGAGCACGGTGTCCCGGTCGCGATCAAGGCCGCCTTCGGCGGTGGCGGTCGCGGCATGAAGGTGGCGCGCACCATCGAGGAGATCCCCGAGCTGTTCGAGTCGGCCACCCGTGAGGCGATCGCGGCCTTCGGTCGCGGCGAGTGCTTCGTGGAGCGCTACCTGGACAAGCCCCGCCACGTCGAGGCCCAGGTCATCGCCGACCAGCACGGCAACGTCGTCGTCGCGGGCACCCGCGACTGCTCGCTGCAGCGCCGCTTCCAGAAGCTGGTCGAAGAGGCCCCGGCGCCCTTCCTCACCGACGCGCAGCGCACCGAGATCCACGAGTCCGCCAAGCGGATCTGCAAGGAGGCCGGTTACTACGGCGCCGGCACCGTGGAGTACCTGGTCGGCCAGGACGGCCTGATCAGCTTCCTGGAGGTCAACACCCGTCTGCAGGTGGAACACCCGGTCACCGAGGAGACCTCGGGCATCGACCTGGTCCGTCAGCAGTTCCGGATCGCCAACGGCGAGGCCCTCGACATCACCGAGGACCCGACGCCCCGCGGGCACTCCTTCGAGTTCCGCATCAACGGTGAGGACGCCGGCCGCGGCTTCCTGCCCGCCCCCGGCCCGGTCACCCGCTTCGACCCGCCGACCGGCCCGGGCGTCCGGATGGACTCCGGTGTGGAGACCGGTTCGGTGATCGGCGGCCAGTTCGACTCGATGCTGGCCAAGCTGATCGTCACCGGCGCCAACCGCACCGAGGCGCTCGAGCGTGCCCGCCGGGCCCTCGACGAGTTCACCGTCGAGGGACTGGCCACGGTCATCCCGTTCCACCGGGCCGTGGTGTCCGACCCCGCCTTCATCGGCGACGAGAACGGCTTCACCGTCCACACCCGCTGGATCGAGACCGAGTTCGACAACACCATCGAGCCGTTCACCGGTGGCGAGCCGCTCGATGAAGAGGACGCCGCGCCGCGGCAGAAGGTGGTCGTCGAGGTCGGTGGACGCCGTCTCGAGGTGTCGCTGCCGGGCGACCTGGCGATCGGCGGCGCCGGTGGCGGCGGCGCCGCAGGTGCCATCCGCAAGAAGCCCAAGGCCCGCAAGCGTGGCGCCCACGGCGGCGCGGCGGCGTCCGGTGACGCGGTCACCGCGCCCATGCAGGGCACCGTGGTCAAGGTGGCCGTCGAGGAGGGCCAGGAGGTCGCCGCGGGTGACCTGGTCGTCGTCCTGGAGGCCATGAAGATGGAGAACCCGGTCACCGCCCACAAGGACGGTGTCATCACCGGCCTGTCGGCCGAGGCCGGCTCGGCCATCACGCAGGGCACCGTGCTCTGCGAGATCAAGTAG
- a CDS encoding sulfurtransferase encodes MPVPADSSPALQSYAHPERLVTADWLAGNLGAAGLVVVESDEDVLLYDIGHIPTAVKIDWVTDLNDAPVRDYISGEQFADLMNRKGISRDDTVVIYGDKSNWWAAYALWVFTLFGHPDVRLLDGGRDLWVSSGRETTLEVPSKTTSGYPVVERHDAPIRAYKDDVLASIGRVPLIDVRSPQEYTGERTHMPEYPEEGVLRGGHIPTAVSVPWSKAADDAGRFRKREELEQLYGFLKPDDAPIAYCRIGERSSHTWFVLTHLLGMDGVRNYDGSWTEWGNTVRVPIVAGSEPGQLPATPAG; translated from the coding sequence GTGCCAGTGCCAGCCGATTCCAGCCCCGCCCTGCAGTCCTATGCCCACCCCGAACGGTTGGTCACGGCCGACTGGCTCGCGGGCAATCTGGGGGCCGCCGGTCTCGTCGTCGTCGAATCCGATGAGGACGTTCTGCTCTACGACATCGGCCATATCCCGACCGCGGTGAAGATCGACTGGGTCACCGACCTCAACGACGCCCCGGTCCGCGACTACATCAGCGGTGAGCAGTTCGCGGACCTGATGAACCGCAAGGGCATCTCCCGCGACGACACCGTGGTGATCTACGGCGACAAGTCCAACTGGTGGGCGGCCTACGCGCTGTGGGTGTTCACCCTGTTCGGCCACCCCGACGTGCGACTGCTCGACGGCGGGCGTGACCTGTGGGTGTCCTCGGGCCGTGAGACGACCCTGGAGGTGCCGTCGAAGACCACGAGCGGCTACCCGGTCGTCGAACGCCACGACGCCCCCATCCGGGCCTACAAGGACGACGTGCTGGCCAGCATCGGCCGAGTACCGCTGATCGACGTCCGGTCTCCCCAGGAGTACACCGGCGAGCGCACCCACATGCCGGAGTACCCGGAAGAGGGTGTGCTGCGCGGCGGCCACATCCCCACCGCGGTATCGGTGCCCTGGAGCAAGGCCGCCGACGACGCCGGCCGGTTCCGCAAGCGCGAGGAACTGGAACAGCTCTACGGCTTCCTCAAGCCCGACGACGCACCGATCGCCTACTGCCGCATCGGGGAACGATCCAGCCACACCTGGTTCGTCCTGACCCACCTGCTCGGCATGGACGGCGTCCGCAACTACGACGGCTCCTGGACAGAGTGGGGCAACACCGTGCGGGTGCCCATCGTCGCGGGTTCGGAACCGGGCCAACTCCCCGCGACCCCGGCCGGCTGA
- a CDS encoding STAS domain-containing protein, translated as MTSSKITEIAFTAPASEATQVWRSHTATFMAHWGRSGAVLSAHGEIDAANAGRFADCAKHSAGSGEWLVLDLSELTFIGTEGFSALKSISAQCARTRTDLMVVPSPAVRTLLRICDPHAQLPLAASLSSALAEVQRSGRPLRLVP; from the coding sequence ATGACTAGCAGCAAGATTACCGAGATCGCCTTCACCGCCCCCGCCAGCGAAGCCACCCAGGTGTGGCGCAGTCACACCGCCACCTTCATGGCGCATTGGGGCCGATCGGGCGCTGTGTTGTCCGCCCACGGCGAGATCGACGCCGCCAACGCCGGCCGATTCGCCGACTGCGCAAAGCACTCCGCCGGCAGCGGCGAATGGTTGGTTCTGGACTTGTCCGAACTGACCTTCATTGGGACCGAGGGCTTTTCAGCGCTCAAATCGATCAGCGCCCAGTGTGCACGGACGCGGACCGACCTGATGGTGGTCCCGAGTCCGGCGGTGCGAACCCTGTTGCGGATCTGCGATCCGCATGCTCAGCTGCCGCTGGCGGCATCGCTCTCGTCCGCATTGGCCGAGGTGCAGCGGTCCGGGCGACCGCTGCGCCTCGTGCCCTGA
- a CDS encoding universal stress protein yields MDSTAAGPGIVVGIDGTPGSRSAVRWGAREAERRALPLTLVHAASTQLNALVARWVVFGQHELPHVRVQRIVDDAIGVVTQGARSGPPVPVNTKVTFTDPVQTLADLSRQAELVVVGSSVGKRLRHAVFGTVGSALAARCQCSLAVIPADKRRTPHGPTSVDPTGW; encoded by the coding sequence ATGGATTCAACCGCGGCAGGTCCCGGGATCGTCGTCGGGATCGACGGAACCCCGGGCTCAAGGAGCGCGGTGCGGTGGGGGGCCCGCGAGGCGGAGCGACGTGCGTTGCCGCTCACGCTGGTACACGCGGCGTCAACCCAGTTGAACGCTCTGGTGGCCCGCTGGGTGGTGTTCGGCCAACACGAGTTACCGCACGTGCGCGTGCAGCGGATCGTCGATGACGCCATCGGTGTGGTCACGCAAGGCGCGCGAAGCGGGCCGCCCGTACCGGTGAACACCAAAGTGACGTTCACCGACCCCGTTCAGACGCTGGCTGACCTGTCCCGGCAGGCGGAGTTGGTAGTCGTGGGCTCCAGTGTCGGGAAACGGTTGCGCCACGCGGTGTTCGGTACTGTCGGCTCGGCATTGGCGGCACGCTGCCAGTGCTCGTTGGCGGTAATCCCCGCTGACAAACGGCGCACACCACACGGCCCGACATCGGTCGACCCGACGGGCTGGTGA
- a CDS encoding TIGR03557 family F420-dependent LLM class oxidoreductase: MTRIGYTLMTEQNGPAELVEYAVAAEEHGFDFAVCSDHFSPWLASQGHAPNAWALLGAVAHATERLGLYSFVTCPSMRYHPAVVAQQAATVQILAEGRFTLGLGSGENLNEHIVTGAGWPNVRHRQGMLAEAIKIIRELLTGETVDHEGDYFQVAQARLWDLPEVPVALAVAMSGPNGVERFAAAADHLIAVQPDADLVAHWHAARTAAGLPGDGRVIGQLPVCWDPDRETAVARAHRQFRWFGGGWAVNSELPTPAAFAAATRYVRPSDVAEGIPCGPDPEPILAAVNRYRDAGFTDIALIQVGGETQDAFLAEAAEPLLSALRADG; the protein is encoded by the coding sequence ATGACGCGCATCGGCTACACCCTGATGACCGAGCAGAACGGGCCCGCGGAGTTGGTGGAGTACGCCGTGGCGGCCGAAGAACACGGCTTCGACTTCGCGGTGTGCAGTGATCACTTCTCCCCGTGGCTGGCCTCGCAAGGGCACGCTCCCAACGCCTGGGCCCTGCTGGGGGCGGTGGCCCATGCGACCGAGCGGCTGGGTTTGTACAGCTTCGTGACCTGCCCGAGCATGCGTTACCACCCAGCGGTGGTGGCCCAGCAGGCGGCCACCGTGCAGATCCTCGCCGAGGGGCGGTTCACCCTGGGACTGGGAAGCGGTGAGAACCTCAACGAACACATCGTCACCGGCGCGGGCTGGCCGAACGTGCGACACCGGCAAGGCATGCTCGCCGAGGCGATCAAGATCATTCGCGAGCTGTTGACGGGCGAGACGGTCGATCACGAAGGCGACTACTTCCAGGTCGCGCAGGCGCGACTGTGGGATCTTCCGGAGGTCCCGGTGGCGCTTGCCGTCGCCATGTCCGGCCCCAACGGCGTGGAGCGCTTCGCCGCCGCCGCCGATCACCTGATCGCCGTGCAACCCGATGCCGACCTGGTCGCGCATTGGCATGCGGCCCGGACCGCGGCCGGCCTGCCCGGCGATGGCAGAGTCATCGGTCAACTACCGGTGTGCTGGGACCCCGACCGGGAGACGGCCGTGGCACGCGCCCACCGGCAGTTCCGCTGGTTCGGCGGTGGCTGGGCGGTGAACTCCGAACTACCCACCCCCGCGGCGTTCGCAGCCGCCACCCGTTACGTGCGGCCGAGCGACGTCGCCGAGGGTATTCCGTGCGGACCGGACCCGGAGCCCATCCTGGCCGCGGTGAACCGCTACCGCGACGCCGGGTTCACCGATATCGCGCTGATCCAGGTCGGCGGTGAGACCCAGGACGCCTTCCTCGCAGAAGCCGCGGAACCGCTGCTGAGCGCGCTGCGCGCCGACGGGTAA